Genomic segment of Prochlorococcus marinus CUG1417:
CTGAAGCAGAACGTTTTAATGGTTGGGCGGCAATGTTAGGTTTCGTTGCAGCAGTTGGTGCATACGTAACTACCGGACAAATCATTCCAGGCTGGTTTTAAATTTTAATTTCACATTCAACTAGAATAGATAAAATTTAAACTCTATAGCAAAAAATTTTTTTGCAATAAGCTAAACGATTTATCACTCCTTTTGAAGAAAAGAAAACTATGTTAATAAACATACTGTCTTTTCATCAAAGGGAGTTTTTATTTACACTTTTTCAAAAAGTTTATACTTAAAAAATA
This window contains:
- a CDS encoding high light inducible protein; protein product: MTPEAERFNGWAAMLGFVAAVGAYVTTGQIIPGWF